The proteins below come from a single Streptomyces sp. SCSIO 75703 genomic window:
- the treS gene encoding maltose alpha-D-glucosyltransferase encodes MTVNEPVADTFEDTPARDRDPDWFKRAVFYEVLVRSFHDSNGDGIGDLKGLTAKLDYLQWLGVDCLWLPPFFTSPLKDGGYDVSDYTAVLPEFGDLADFVEFVDAAHQRGMRVIIDFVMNHTSDQHPWFQESRAHPDGPYGDYYVWADDDTRYPDARIIFVDTEASNWTYDPVRRQYYWHRFFSHQPDLNYENPAVQEDMLAALKFWLDLGIDGFRLDAVPYLYAEEGTTCENLPASHAFLKRVRKEIDAQYPDTVLLAEANQWPEDVVDYFGDYASGGDECHMAFHFPVMPRIFMAVRRESRHPVSEILAKTPAIPSGCQWGIFLRNHDELTLEMVTDEERDYMWAEYAKDPRMRANIGIRRRLAPLLDNDRDQIELFTALLLSLPGSPILYYGDEIGMGDNIWLGDRDAVRTPMQWTPDRNAGFSSCDPGRLFLPAIMDPVHGYQVTNVEASMASPSSLLHWTRRMIEIRKQNPAFGLGTYTELPSSNPAVLAFLREYEDDLVLCVHNFARFAQPTELDLREFAGRHPVELFGGVRFPAIGELPYLLTLGGHGFYWFRLTRGASRIGRPV; translated from the coding sequence ATGACCGTCAACGAGCCCGTAGCGGACACCTTCGAGGACACCCCGGCCAGGGACCGCGACCCGGACTGGTTCAAACGAGCCGTCTTCTACGAGGTCCTCGTCCGCTCCTTCCACGACAGCAACGGCGACGGCATCGGCGACCTGAAGGGCCTCACCGCCAAACTGGACTACCTCCAGTGGCTCGGCGTCGACTGCCTCTGGCTGCCCCCCTTCTTCACCTCCCCCCTCAAGGACGGCGGCTACGACGTCTCCGACTACACCGCCGTCCTCCCCGAATTCGGCGACCTCGCCGACTTCGTCGAGTTCGTCGACGCCGCCCACCAACGCGGCATGCGCGTCATCATCGACTTCGTCATGAACCACACCAGCGACCAGCACCCGTGGTTCCAGGAATCCCGCGCCCACCCCGACGGCCCCTACGGCGACTACTACGTCTGGGCCGACGACGACACCCGCTACCCCGACGCCCGCATCATCTTCGTCGACACCGAAGCCTCCAACTGGACCTACGACCCGGTCCGCCGCCAGTACTACTGGCACCGCTTCTTCTCCCACCAGCCGGACCTCAACTACGAGAACCCCGCCGTCCAGGAGGACATGCTCGCCGCCCTCAAGTTCTGGCTCGACCTGGGCATCGACGGATTCCGCCTCGACGCCGTGCCCTACCTCTACGCCGAGGAAGGCACCACCTGCGAGAACCTGCCCGCCAGTCACGCCTTCCTCAAACGGGTCCGCAAGGAGATCGACGCCCAGTACCCCGACACCGTCCTGCTCGCCGAGGCCAACCAGTGGCCCGAGGACGTCGTCGACTACTTCGGCGACTACGCCTCGGGCGGCGACGAGTGCCACATGGCCTTCCACTTCCCCGTCATGCCCCGCATCTTCATGGCCGTACGCCGCGAATCACGGCACCCGGTCTCCGAGATCCTGGCCAAGACACCGGCCATCCCGTCCGGCTGCCAGTGGGGCATCTTCCTGCGCAACCACGACGAACTGACCCTGGAGATGGTCACCGACGAGGAACGCGACTACATGTGGGCCGAATACGCCAAAGACCCCCGCATGCGCGCCAACATCGGCATCCGCCGCCGCCTCGCCCCCCTCCTGGACAACGACCGCGACCAGATCGAACTCTTCACCGCCCTGCTGCTGTCCCTGCCCGGCTCGCCGATCCTCTACTACGGCGACGAGATCGGCATGGGCGACAACATCTGGCTCGGCGACCGCGACGCCGTCCGCACCCCCATGCAGTGGACCCCCGACCGCAACGCCGGCTTCTCCTCCTGCGACCCCGGGCGCCTCTTCCTGCCCGCCATCATGGACCCGGTCCACGGCTACCAGGTCACCAACGTCGAGGCGTCGATGGCGTCGCCCTCGTCGCTGCTGCACTGGACGCGGCGGATGATCGAGATCCGCAAGCAGAACCCGGCCTTCGGCCTCGGCACCTACACCGAACTGCCCTCCTCCAACCCCGCCGTCCTCGCCTTCCTCCGCGAGTACGAGGACGACCTGGTGCTCTGCGTCCACAACTTCGCGCGGTTCGCCCAGCCCACCGAGCTGGACCTGCGCGAGTTCGCCGGGCGGCATCCGGTGGAACTGTTCGGCGGGGTCCGCTTCCCGGCCATCGGCGAGCTGCCGTACCTGCTGACCCTCGGGGGCCACGGCTTCTACTGGTTCCGGCTCACCCGAGGCGCATCCCGCATCGGCCGCCCCGTGTGA